Proteins encoded together in one Acidimicrobiia bacterium window:
- a CDS encoding ester cyclase, with product MASAEQLEAHKKIARDYIDQVFNQHNPGKAVDFVTDDVIWHGNSLGDIAGADNLAGLLNSFIGALPDLHAAEQDIVAENDLVVIRLIVTATVKGTLLGVPADGKPVEWSAVDIYRVSDGKISEEWAADDIATIMTQIGAFKPPWLA from the coding sequence ATGGCCAGCGCTGAGCAACTCGAGGCTCACAAGAAGATCGCCCGCGACTACATCGACCAAGTATTCAATCAGCACAACCCCGGAAAGGCGGTCGACTTTGTTACAGACGACGTCATCTGGCACGGCAACAGTCTCGGCGACATCGCCGGCGCGGACAATCTTGCGGGGTTATTGAACTCATTCATTGGAGCGTTGCCAGACTTACATGCGGCTGAGCAAGACATCGTCGCGGAAAATGACCTAGTCGTCATTCGACTGATCGTCACCGCCACCGTCAAGGGAACACTCCTCGGCGTGCCCGCTGACGGAAAGCCGGTTGAGTGGAGCGCCGTGGACATCTACCGCGTGAGTGACGGCAAGATCAGCGAAGAATGGGCCGCGGACGACATCGCGACGATCATGACGCAGATCGGCGCTTTCAAGCCGCCCTGGCTGGCCTGA
- a CDS encoding MFS transporter, with protein sequence MSGTSERATATTNPWLVVVIVCVAQFMVVLDATIVNVALPSIQRGLRMSPSSLQWVITMYTLIFGGFILLGGRAGDLIGRKRVFGAGILLFSGASLLNGLAQSSGILIAGRGLQGLGGALLAPAVLAIITTTFADAKDRATALAIWSGIAAGGGAVGLLLGGILTDLASWRWVFFVNVPVGAALAIATARYVPESRAQLGHRTFDLPGAAAVTGGLLALVFGIVESNTYGWGSTRTTVSLAVAVALLAAFLAIESRSPAPLVRLGIFRLRSLAAADLTLLLASAAVFSTFFFVSLYLQQILRYSPLRAGVAFLPLSAGIATGAVVARKVVPRLGVRVVPLIGLALATGGMIVLTQLPVHGSYASDLLTGLLPIGLGLGLTFVPITLAETSEVSPQDAGLASGLLNTAQQVGGSIGLAVLATLAASRTSSLLHSPVGLGSVPAARVSGFHVAFTAAAVLLGAAWTVVALGLRTARARAPGPVEVAPDAAARAVGCAQCAPVLIGVGEQQTATSV encoded by the coding sequence GTGAGCGGCACCAGTGAGCGCGCGACGGCCACCACCAATCCCTGGCTGGTGGTCGTCATCGTGTGCGTGGCGCAGTTCATGGTCGTCTTGGACGCGACGATCGTGAACGTGGCGTTGCCGTCGATCCAGCGTGGCCTGCGTATGAGCCCGTCGAGTCTGCAATGGGTGATCACCATGTACACGCTGATTTTCGGCGGCTTCATTTTGTTGGGCGGGCGCGCCGGTGACCTGATCGGGCGGAAGCGGGTGTTCGGCGCCGGGATCCTGCTGTTCTCGGGGGCCTCGCTGTTGAACGGCCTTGCCCAGTCATCGGGGATCTTGATCGCCGGTCGGGGGCTACAAGGGCTCGGGGGCGCATTGCTCGCGCCGGCCGTGCTGGCGATCATCACGACGACCTTCGCCGACGCCAAGGATCGCGCCACGGCGCTGGCGATTTGGAGCGGGATCGCCGCCGGCGGCGGCGCCGTGGGTCTCCTGCTGGGCGGCATCCTGACCGATCTCGCTTCGTGGCGATGGGTCTTCTTCGTCAACGTGCCCGTCGGCGCCGCTCTTGCGATCGCGACGGCACGGTACGTCCCCGAATCCCGAGCCCAGCTGGGACACCGGACGTTCGATCTGCCCGGAGCGGCAGCGGTCACCGGCGGTCTGCTCGCGCTCGTGTTCGGGATCGTGGAATCGAACACGTACGGATGGGGCTCGACCCGCACAACGGTGTCCTTGGCGGTGGCCGTCGCGTTGCTCGCGGCATTCCTGGCGATCGAGTCGCGGAGCCCGGCGCCACTCGTGCGACTCGGCATCTTCCGGCTACGCAGCCTCGCGGCCGCGGACCTCACGCTCCTGCTCGCTTCAGCCGCAGTGTTCTCGACGTTCTTCTTCGTCTCGCTCTACCTGCAGCAGATCCTCCGGTACAGCCCGCTGCGCGCGGGCGTCGCGTTCCTTCCGCTCTCGGCAGGAATCGCAACGGGCGCCGTCGTGGCGCGCAAGGTGGTCCCCCGCCTCGGCGTTCGCGTCGTGCCCCTGATCGGACTCGCGCTCGCGACCGGCGGCATGATTGTCCTCACCCAGCTCCCCGTGCACGGAAGCTACGCGTCCGATCTCCTCACCGGCCTGCTTCCCATCGGCCTCGGCTTGGGACTCACATTTGTTCCCATCACCTTGGCCGAGACGAGTGAAGTGAGCCCTCAAGATGCCGGGCTCGCATCCGGGTTGCTCAACACCGCCCAGCAGGTCGGGGGGTCAATCGGGTTGGCGGTGCTCGCGACCCTCGCCGCGAGCCGGACCTCGAGCCTGCTCCACAGCCCCGTGGGTCTCGGCTCTGTTCCGGCCGCGCGAGTTTCCGGCTTCCACGTCGCGTTCACCGCCGCCGCCGTACTGCTCGGCGCGGCCTGGACCGTCGTGGCGCTGGGCCTGAGAACCGCCCGGGCCCGTGCGCCCGGACCGGTCGAGGTGGCGCCTGATGCCGCCGCCCGAGCGGTCGGATGCGCACAGTGCGCGCCCGTGCTGATCGGCGTCGGCGAACAGCAGACCGCTACTTCCGTCTGA
- a CDS encoding SDR family oxidoreductase — MGAFDGKVAVVTGAGRGIGRAEALLLAAEGAAVVVNDLGGERSGEGADQRPAQLVVDEIVANGGRAAPNYDDISSWDGGAALVEQAVDGFGGLDVVVNNAGILRDKMSFNMSEEEWDAVIRVHLKGHFVPSRHAAAYWRSKSKETGEPVGAAIVNTASESGLYGNAGQLNYAAAKAGIAAMTIVLARELDRFGVRVNAIAPVARTRLTEDLAGGAFEAKEGGFDAFAPENAAAGAVWLASPMADGITGQVLKIQGGLAQIVRGWRPITEVRDDKPWTLAGLAASRDALFARSDPGLPPFFPPVEG; from the coding sequence ATGGGCGCCTTCGACGGGAAGGTTGCGGTCGTCACCGGGGCGGGGCGCGGCATCGGCCGGGCCGAGGCGCTGCTCCTCGCCGCCGAGGGCGCCGCGGTGGTGGTGAACGACCTGGGCGGCGAGCGCAGCGGGGAGGGCGCCGACCAGCGACCGGCCCAGCTCGTCGTCGACGAGATCGTCGCCAACGGGGGCCGGGCCGCGCCGAACTACGACGACATCTCGAGCTGGGACGGCGGCGCCGCGCTGGTCGAGCAGGCCGTCGACGGCTTCGGCGGCCTCGACGTCGTCGTCAACAACGCCGGGATCCTCCGGGACAAGATGAGCTTCAACATGTCCGAGGAGGAGTGGGACGCGGTGATCCGCGTCCACCTCAAGGGCCACTTCGTGCCCAGCCGCCACGCCGCCGCGTACTGGCGGTCCAAGAGCAAGGAGACCGGCGAGCCCGTCGGCGCCGCCATCGTCAACACCGCCTCCGAATCGGGCCTGTACGGCAACGCCGGGCAGCTGAACTACGCCGCCGCGAAGGCCGGCATCGCGGCGATGACGATCGTGCTCGCCCGCGAGCTCGACCGGTTCGGGGTCCGGGTGAACGCCATCGCCCCGGTGGCGCGCACGCGTCTCACCGAGGACCTGGCCGGCGGCGCGTTCGAGGCCAAGGAGGGCGGCTTCGACGCCTTCGCGCCGGAGAACGCGGCCGCCGGCGCGGTCTGGCTCGCCTCCCCGATGGCGGACGGCATCACCGGCCAGGTGCTGAAGATCCAGGGGGGGCTGGCCCAGATCGTGCGGGGCTGGCGCCCGATCACCGAGGTCCGCGACGACAAGCCGTGGACCCTCGCCGGCCTCGCGGCCAGCCGCGACGCCCTCTTCGCCCGGTCCGACCCGGGCCTGCCGCCGTTCTTCCCGCCGGTCGAGGGCTGA
- a CDS encoding OB-fold domain-containing protein produces the protein MTGGVQLLAVGAAAPSWRLPAADVAAAWGRAGGSGHTAVCAPDEDTLTLAAEAAGRALAVSGLQTDIVDGLWWGTTRPPFAEGPSHAVLARAVGLSHRSGGALCSGSSHAGLEALLGAADAVGAGTARVALVVVSDAIVPGLGTPFEARSGAGAAALVLVSHGGAATLGPRVTRTHPYLDRYRGDGEPATRDLYDSRLFREEIFLPTMRELGAQLGALAVDRWSLPDPDGRLGATLARQVGAGTPASAGVYAAVGDSGAAAALLGGLAALDAAGTVGLIGWGGGRATGVAITAREPVRGAARVPAAISGGRTVTYAEVLRARGQLVSSGETVPMGVPPESAQFVRGADEMLGLLGARCVDCGTINTPPSIHPHCISCGSAKFVLEPLARRGRVHTFVVNHTMPAPFVAPLPLAVIDLDDGARVMLQVTEPAETLALGSSVELLVRRYAHERGAPVYGYKARPVSTEAS, from the coding sequence GTGACCGGGGGCGTGCAGCTGTTGGCAGTGGGTGCCGCCGCGCCGAGCTGGCGCCTGCCGGCCGCCGACGTCGCCGCCGCGTGGGGCCGGGCGGGCGGCTCGGGCCACACCGCCGTCTGCGCCCCCGACGAGGACACCCTGACCCTGGCCGCCGAGGCCGCCGGCCGAGCCCTGGCCGTGTCGGGCCTGCAGACCGACATCGTCGACGGCCTGTGGTGGGGCACGACCCGTCCGCCGTTCGCGGAGGGGCCCAGCCACGCCGTGCTCGCCCGGGCCGTCGGGCTCTCCCACCGCTCCGGCGGCGCCCTGTGCTCGGGGTCGTCCCACGCCGGCCTCGAGGCGCTGCTCGGCGCCGCCGACGCGGTCGGCGCCGGGACGGCTCGGGTGGCGCTCGTCGTGGTCTCGGACGCCATCGTCCCCGGCCTCGGGACGCCGTTCGAGGCCCGGTCCGGCGCCGGCGCCGCCGCCCTGGTCCTCGTCTCCCACGGCGGCGCCGCCACGCTCGGCCCGCGGGTCACGCGCACCCACCCGTACCTCGACCGGTACCGGGGCGACGGCGAGCCCGCGACCCGGGACCTCTACGACAGCCGGCTGTTCCGCGAGGAGATCTTCCTCCCCACGATGCGGGAGCTCGGCGCCCAGCTCGGCGCCCTGGCGGTCGACCGCTGGTCGCTGCCCGACCCGGACGGGCGTCTCGGCGCCACCCTGGCCCGCCAGGTCGGGGCGGGCACACCGGCCTCGGCGGGGGTGTACGCGGCCGTCGGCGACAGCGGCGCCGCCGCCGCGCTCCTCGGTGGGCTCGCCGCCCTCGACGCCGCCGGGACCGTCGGGCTGATCGGCTGGGGCGGAGGTCGCGCCACCGGGGTGGCGATCACCGCCCGGGAGCCGGTCCGGGGCGCCGCTCGCGTCCCCGCCGCCATCAGCGGGGGGCGCACCGTCACCTACGCCGAGGTCCTGCGCGCCCGCGGGCAGCTGGTGTCCTCGGGCGAGACGGTCCCGATGGGCGTCCCACCCGAGAGCGCCCAGTTCGTGCGCGGCGCCGACGAGATGCTCGGGCTGCTCGGCGCCCGCTGCGTCGACTGCGGGACGATCAACACGCCGCCGTCGATCCATCCCCACTGCATCAGCTGCGGGAGCGCGAAGTTCGTCCTCGAGCCGCTCGCCCGGCGCGGCCGCGTCCACACCTTCGTCGTGAACCACACCATGCCCGCCCCGTTCGTCGCCCCCCTCCCCCTGGCCGTGATCGACCTCGACGACGGGGCTCGGGTCATGCTGCAGGTCACCGAGCCCGCCGAGACCCTGGCGCTCGGGAGCTCGGTCGAGCTGCTCGTCCGGCGCTACGCGCACGAGCGCGGCGCCCCGGTCTACGGCTACAAGGCCCGCCCGGTGAGCACGGAGGCATCATGA
- a CDS encoding ABC transporter ATP-binding protein, whose protein sequence is MVELADVRRTFGAVVAVEALSLRVPAGSVTVLLGPNGAGKTTVVRLVTGALASHGGSIRVLGLDPASRDGSTVRRRCGVVPARPALYDRLTGYDNLRYSAQLFEVPKDRIDERISDSAERFGIEAALDTRVGAYSTGMRARLALARAVLHEPDLLLLDEPTAGLDPESARAVLGLIDDLATRGKAVLMCTHLLLEAEGLADEVVVLDHGRALVSGSPEQLTRRYWPAARVLVDADDPTVLDGARNLPFVRSYDRNGAATVELTDLGHVPDLVDALVAAGARLRRVEPQTPTLEQLYFAIRRESQP, encoded by the coding sequence ATGGTTGAGCTCGCGGACGTCCGGCGGACTTTTGGCGCCGTGGTCGCCGTCGAGGCGCTCAGCTTGCGGGTGCCGGCAGGGTCGGTCACCGTGCTCCTGGGACCCAACGGCGCCGGCAAGACGACGGTCGTGCGCCTAGTGACCGGGGCGCTGGCGTCGCACGGCGGGAGCATCCGCGTCCTCGGGTTGGACCCAGCCAGCCGCGACGGCTCCACCGTGCGCCGGCGGTGCGGCGTGGTCCCGGCACGGCCCGCCCTCTACGACCGGCTGACCGGCTACGACAACCTCCGCTACAGCGCGCAGCTGTTCGAGGTTCCGAAGGACCGCATCGACGAGCGCATCAGCGATTCCGCCGAGCGCTTCGGGATCGAGGCGGCCCTCGACACGCGAGTCGGCGCGTACTCGACCGGCATGCGCGCACGACTCGCGCTCGCTCGGGCGGTGCTCCACGAGCCCGACCTCCTGCTGCTCGACGAGCCGACCGCAGGGCTGGATCCGGAATCGGCTCGGGCCGTCCTCGGCCTCATCGACGATCTCGCCACGCGTGGCAAGGCCGTGTTGATGTGCACGCACCTCCTCCTCGAGGCCGAGGGCCTCGCCGATGAGGTCGTCGTGCTCGACCACGGTCGGGCGCTCGTCTCCGGCTCCCCGGAGCAGCTGACGCGCCGCTACTGGCCCGCCGCCCGCGTGCTCGTCGACGCCGACGATCCCACCGTCCTCGATGGCGCACGGAACCTGCCGTTCGTCCGCTCCTACGACCGCAACGGGGCTGCGACCGTCGAGCTGACCGACCTGGGCCACGTCCCCGACCTCGTGGACGCGCTCGTCGCGGCGGGCGCCCGCCTGCGCCGGGTGGAGCCGCAGACGCCGACGCTCGAGCAGCTCTACTTCGCGATCCGACGGGAGTCTCAGCCATGA
- a CDS encoding NAD-dependent epimerase/dehydratase family protein: MKIALTGATGFMGSHVLAELLSHGHEVVALVRDDAEAAGVAARGTSPAVVDLYDRPAVVKLFTDAHGAVHTASPGDWSSRRD, translated from the coding sequence ATGAAGATCGCATTGACCGGTGCAACCGGGTTCATGGGGTCCCACGTCCTCGCGGAGCTGCTTTCGCACGGGCACGAGGTCGTTGCCCTTGTCCGCGACGACGCTGAAGCAGCGGGTGTCGCGGCCCGGGGCACTAGTCCGGCCGTGGTCGACCTCTACGACCGACCCGCGGTCGTCAAGCTGTTCACCGACGCGCACGGCGCCGTCCACACGGCAAGCCCAGGTGACTGGAGTAGCCGTCGCGACTAG
- a CDS encoding nuclear transport factor 2 family protein has product MEPATGTPEADAVEFLERCHDALRQHTGGDPRPYLALWSQAEDVSLMGGVGGHQVGIAAVRELLTATAKTLNYTTWSAETLVAYFGDPLGFTVELERLTRQIDNEMEEMSLRATSVYRREEGAWKVIHRHGDGLMTVEIDPEGRR; this is encoded by the coding sequence ATGGAGCCCGCGACAGGTACACCGGAGGCGGACGCTGTCGAGTTCCTCGAGCGGTGTCATGACGCCCTAAGGCAGCACACGGGCGGTGACCCGCGGCCATACCTCGCGCTTTGGTCTCAAGCTGAAGACGTTTCGCTCATGGGAGGGGTGGGCGGTCACCAGGTCGGGATTGCCGCGGTGCGTGAGCTTCTGACGGCGACGGCCAAGACGCTCAACTACACGACGTGGAGCGCAGAGACCCTCGTCGCCTACTTCGGCGATCCGCTCGGTTTCACCGTCGAACTCGAGCGGCTCACTCGGCAGATCGACAATGAGATGGAGGAGATGTCACTGAGAGCGACGTCCGTCTACCGTAGAGAGGAAGGCGCCTGGAAGGTCATCCACCGTCACGGTGACGGTCTCATGACGGTCGAGATCGATCCCGAGGGCAGACGCTGA
- a CDS encoding hydrolase, with protein MTSDTRRDPITDHLLTPKNAALVVIDYQPTQVQAVKSVDQELLVDNIVSVARLARTFDLPVVLSTVQVASGREAPTIPELKAVLSDCPEIDRTMMNSWEDTEFRQAVEATGRRRLIMTALWTEICLAFPTLDALRDGFEVYPVVDAVGGTSTEAHRAGIDRIVQAGAHPISWVGLAGELQRDWARTETVADVVDIVLTTRLLANA; from the coding sequence ATGACGAGCGACACACGCCGGGACCCGATCACGGACCATCTTCTGACGCCAAAGAATGCGGCCCTCGTCGTGATCGACTACCAGCCGACCCAAGTCCAAGCGGTCAAGTCGGTCGACCAAGAGCTATTGGTCGACAACATTGTCTCGGTGGCGCGCCTGGCGCGGACCTTCGACCTACCCGTGGTGCTCTCGACCGTCCAGGTGGCCAGCGGCCGCGAGGCGCCAACGATCCCCGAGCTGAAGGCGGTCCTCTCTGACTGCCCCGAGATCGACCGTACGATGATGAACTCCTGGGAGGACACCGAGTTCCGCCAGGCCGTCGAGGCAACGGGCCGGCGGAGGCTGATCATGACGGCGCTGTGGACCGAGATCTGCCTTGCCTTCCCGACGCTCGACGCCCTGCGCGACGGCTTCGAGGTCTACCCGGTGGTCGACGCCGTGGGCGGGACGTCGACGGAGGCCCACCGTGCCGGAATTGATCGCATCGTCCAGGCGGGCGCGCACCCCATCAGTTGGGTCGGTCTCGCAGGCGAACTCCAACGGGACTGGGCGCGCACCGAGACTGTCGCCGACGTTGTCGACATCGTGCTGACCACCCGCCTGCTCGCCAACGCGTGA
- a CDS encoding LuxR C-terminal-related transcriptional regulator — VLELNGLEHDEARALLAWAAGFELDRDVADRVLAETEGNPLAIIEVAKSLTPQKLVGLAAAPHPLPLSRRLEERFAEEVRTLPTDTRMFLLLVAADTSGDAALVWEAAGRLGFGREAAEAAEAADLVSLASPITYRHPLIRSAVYGPARPADRRAVHGALAAASDEADVERWTWHRAGAAIGPDEEIASLLESCAERASSSGATSAAVALLSRSAELTPDREQAAERRVAAAEAAVERGSSGQARTLVQQGAPALRDSAWRARVERVRGLCDLTDGNLIGAASRLRLAAEGLLPTDPVLGRRTLLEAVSIAATGGDAAEGEFMRSVSATDPHPPTARSSVVDWLLHAFSTRARAGYAAAVPQYRKAIEACRDAQPREFAPWITLIAAVRGSVWDDGACDLVIQRVIDWSRSNGALRPLCVALLSQAGAAIWRGQLQLSSALYAEASDVLSAAQHFAPPGIDVNLDAATGRGAELLSKVSPALEGMGTGQWGIAYTCHTAMLNFEIGRARYEDALHHARVLFDADPMLAVPHRLPDMIEAAVRVGDRTAAEEALARLAERASAAGTPWALGLLARSRALMAGAGASAEEQYKSALELLGATSIELERGRAHLIYGEWLRRARRHVDARDHLRRAHEMFATMGAEGFAERARVELLATGERAPKRTAETRNDLTPREAQVSRLVGQGATNREIAAQLFISEATVEYHLNKVFRKLGVKSRTQLARRVLEQDPPA; from the coding sequence GTACTCGAACTCAATGGGCTTGAGCATGACGAGGCGCGGGCGCTGCTGGCCTGGGCAGCCGGCTTCGAACTCGACCGTGACGTCGCTGACCGGGTCCTGGCCGAAACCGAAGGCAACCCCCTGGCCATCATCGAAGTGGCCAAGAGCCTCACTCCGCAAAAGCTGGTCGGCTTGGCCGCCGCGCCCCATCCGCTCCCGCTGAGTCGGCGGTTGGAGGAGCGCTTCGCCGAGGAGGTGCGAACGCTGCCAACCGACACCCGGATGTTCTTGCTCCTCGTCGCCGCGGATACCTCGGGCGACGCGGCTTTGGTGTGGGAGGCGGCTGGGCGCCTCGGTTTTGGGAGAGAGGCGGCCGAAGCCGCGGAGGCGGCGGACCTCGTCTCGTTGGCTTCTCCGATTACGTACCGGCACCCGCTGATCCGGTCCGCGGTGTACGGGCCCGCACGTCCCGCGGACAGGCGAGCAGTCCACGGCGCGCTGGCCGCGGCGAGCGACGAGGCTGATGTCGAGCGGTGGACATGGCACCGGGCGGGAGCGGCGATCGGCCCGGACGAGGAGATCGCCTCCCTCCTCGAGAGCTGCGCGGAGCGGGCCAGCTCGAGCGGCGCCACCAGCGCCGCTGTGGCGCTCCTCAGTAGATCGGCCGAGCTGACCCCGGACAGGGAGCAGGCCGCGGAACGCCGGGTGGCGGCCGCCGAGGCGGCCGTCGAGCGCGGCTCGTCTGGCCAGGCCCGCACGCTCGTCCAGCAAGGGGCGCCCGCGTTGCGCGACTCGGCATGGCGGGCGCGGGTAGAGCGGGTGCGCGGGCTCTGCGACCTCACGGATGGGAACCTGATCGGCGCCGCGTCCCGTCTGCGTCTTGCCGCCGAGGGCCTGCTGCCAACCGACCCCGTGCTGGGGCGGCGGACCCTGCTGGAGGCGGTGAGCATCGCCGCGACCGGCGGCGATGCCGCTGAGGGCGAGTTCATGCGATCGGTCTCGGCGACCGATCCCCATCCGCCGACGGCGCGGTCGTCGGTCGTGGATTGGCTCCTGCACGCCTTCTCGACGCGCGCCCGGGCCGGCTACGCGGCCGCCGTCCCCCAGTACCGCAAGGCCATCGAGGCCTGCCGAGATGCCCAGCCGCGTGAGTTTGCCCCATGGATCACCCTCATTGCCGCCGTAAGGGGTTCCGTCTGGGACGACGGGGCCTGCGACCTCGTGATACAGCGAGTCATCGACTGGAGCCGTTCCAACGGCGCCCTGCGGCCGCTCTGCGTGGCTCTGCTGAGCCAGGCGGGCGCCGCGATCTGGCGTGGCCAGCTCCAGCTGTCCTCGGCGCTGTACGCCGAGGCGTCGGACGTGCTGTCGGCTGCGCAACATTTCGCGCCGCCAGGGATTGACGTCAACCTCGATGCGGCCACTGGTCGAGGGGCAGAACTTCTGTCCAAGGTCTCTCCCGCGCTCGAAGGCATGGGCACGGGCCAGTGGGGCATCGCGTACACGTGCCATACCGCCATGCTCAACTTCGAGATCGGCCGCGCCCGGTATGAGGACGCACTGCACCACGCGCGGGTTCTGTTCGATGCCGACCCGATGCTCGCCGTTCCGCACCGGCTACCTGACATGATCGAGGCCGCCGTGCGGGTGGGCGACAGAACCGCCGCCGAAGAGGCGTTGGCCCGGCTTGCGGAGCGCGCGAGCGCCGCTGGCACTCCCTGGGCACTGGGATTGCTAGCCCGCTCGAGAGCCCTCATGGCCGGCGCCGGCGCGAGTGCCGAAGAGCAATACAAGTCGGCACTCGAACTGCTCGGCGCCACCTCTATCGAACTCGAGCGAGGGCGCGCTCACCTCATCTACGGCGAGTGGCTGCGGCGGGCGAGGCGCCACGTCGACGCGCGCGACCACCTGCGCCGCGCCCACGAGATGTTCGCCACCATGGGCGCCGAAGGCTTCGCTGAACGGGCACGGGTCGAGTTGCTCGCCACCGGGGAACGCGCGCCGAAAAGGACTGCTGAGACCAGGAACGATCTGACGCCCCGAGAGGCACAGGTCTCACGGCTCGTGGGTCAGGGGGCAACCAACCGTGAGATCGCGGCGCAACTCTTCATCAGCGAGGCCACCGTGGAGTACCACCTCAACAAGGTCTTCCGTAAGTTAGGCGTGAAATCGCGGACCCAACTGGCCCGCCGCGTGCTGGAGCAGGACCCGCCCGCGTGA
- a CDS encoding enoyl-CoA hydratase-related protein: MIRYDVGDDHVARITLDRPEAKNALTIEMRDDIVAAVRSARADPAVRALLVSGAGDAFCAGMDLTASTVAHAASPDFETRSTAEALRVGVQTFIRELWDLDKPTVAAVNGAAVGPGAHLALACDFVLVHADTRFLWSFARWGLVVDAGGAYLLPRLVGLPRAKAMVMLGDGARGAEAVELGLAYRCVPADELDAAARELAGRLARGPTRSLGLSKRLLNTSFETPLERSLELEGAYQSLAATSRDLAEGMTAFRERRDPDFEGR; the protein is encoded by the coding sequence GTGATCCGTTACGACGTGGGCGACGACCACGTCGCGCGGATCACCCTGGACCGGCCCGAGGCCAAGAACGCGCTCACGATCGAGATGCGCGACGACATCGTCGCCGCCGTCCGCTCCGCCCGGGCCGATCCCGCGGTGCGGGCGCTCCTCGTCAGCGGGGCCGGCGACGCCTTCTGCGCCGGCATGGACCTCACCGCGTCCACCGTCGCCCACGCGGCGTCACCCGACTTCGAGACCCGCAGCACCGCCGAGGCGCTGCGGGTGGGCGTGCAGACCTTCATCCGCGAGCTCTGGGACCTCGACAAGCCGACGGTCGCCGCCGTCAACGGCGCCGCCGTGGGCCCCGGCGCCCACCTGGCCCTCGCGTGCGACTTCGTGCTCGTGCACGCGGACACCCGCTTCCTCTGGTCGTTCGCCCGGTGGGGCCTCGTGGTCGACGCCGGCGGCGCCTACCTGCTCCCGCGCCTCGTCGGCCTGCCCCGCGCCAAGGCCATGGTGATGCTCGGCGACGGCGCGCGTGGCGCCGAGGCGGTCGAGCTCGGGCTCGCGTACCGGTGCGTGCCGGCCGACGAGCTCGACGCGGCCGCGCGCGAGCTCGCCGGCCGCCTCGCCCGCGGACCGACCCGCTCGCTGGGCCTCTCGAAGCGGCTCCTGAACACCAGCTTCGAGACGCCGCTCGAGCGGTCGCTCGAGCTCGAGGGCGCCTACCAGTCGCTCGCCGCGACCTCACGGGACCTCGCCGAGGGCATGACCGCATTCCGTGAACGTCGCGACCCCGACTTCGAGGGCCGCTAA
- a CDS encoding ABC transporter permease subunit, with the protein MTSRAPSRALVIARTDLRQLRQSRDFWVPLAIIAGLFFVVLPAVLLLLITHVSDVHLVKQLSDIVGSLPKQLRARVKGAPGPAQASYALAVYLFAPLAIIVPLTVSSAVGANTVIGERERGSGEFLAHSPAHEREIYVGKLIASLVPGYLAAAVGFACYSLVVNLTVGPKVGGWFFPTRNWWILVLWVLPPFIALALAVILAISAKVSSAAAAQQASALVTLPLILVAYTVASGTLFRAEAVALVVGALAWIAAFVALWRGSRAVQRERLLGMGG; encoded by the coding sequence ATGACCAGCCGCGCCCCCTCTCGGGCGCTCGTGATCGCCCGCACCGACCTCCGCCAGCTCCGGCAGTCTCGCGACTTCTGGGTCCCCCTGGCGATCATCGCGGGCCTCTTCTTCGTCGTGCTGCCGGCCGTGCTCCTCCTGCTCATCACCCATGTGTCCGACGTGCACCTCGTGAAGCAGCTCAGTGACATCGTCGGCAGCCTGCCGAAGCAGCTCCGTGCCCGCGTCAAGGGCGCGCCCGGACCCGCTCAGGCTTCCTACGCCCTCGCGGTCTACCTGTTCGCGCCGCTCGCCATCATCGTCCCGTTGACCGTGTCGTCGGCCGTCGGGGCCAACACCGTGATCGGCGAGCGCGAGCGCGGCAGCGGCGAGTTCCTCGCCCACTCCCCCGCCCACGAGCGCGAGATCTACGTGGGCAAGCTCATCGCCAGCCTCGTTCCCGGCTACCTCGCCGCCGCGGTGGGCTTCGCCTGCTACTCGCTCGTCGTCAACCTGACCGTGGGTCCCAAGGTCGGCGGCTGGTTCTTCCCGACCCGGAACTGGTGGATCCTCGTCCTGTGGGTGCTGCCCCCCTTCATCGCCCTCGCGTTGGCGGTGATCCTGGCGATCTCGGCGAAGGTGTCCAGCGCCGCCGCCGCGCAGCAGGCCTCCGCGCTCGTGACGCTGCCGCTGATCCTCGTCGCCTACACCGTGGCCAGCGGCACGCTCTTCCGCGCCGAGGCGGTGGCGTTGGTGGTCGGCGCGCTGGCGTGGATCGCCGCGTTCGTGGCGCTGTGGCGGGGGTCGCGCGCGGTCCAGCGGGAGCGCCTGCTGGGGATGGGCGGGTAG